One window of the Methanocaldococcus vulcanius M7 genome contains the following:
- a CDS encoding class III signal peptide-containing protein: MKKDIVYKAILKLSKSIKSDKGQISLEFSLLAMVVIVSAIIVSYYLIKSAIYTKDTNMEVINQSSNVAESVLTNVS, from the coding sequence ATGAAGAAAGATATTGTTTATAAAGCCATATTAAAATTATCAAAATCTATAAAGTCAGATAAAGGTCAGATCTCTTTAGAATTTTCTTTATTGGCAATGGTTGTAATTGTATCAGCAATTATTGTATCATATTATTTAATAAAGAGTGCAATCTACACTAAGGACACAAATATGGAAGTTATCAACCAGAGCTCTAATGTTGCTGAAAGTGTATTAACTAATGTATCATAA
- a CDS encoding AAA family ATPase: MLLIGITGMPGAGKSSIYEVAKKFNLPIISMGDIVRYETKKRGLELTPENVGDTAIKLREKFGNEAVAVPCLKYIEENLKDEDVVIIEGIRSLYEVNYFRKHKPLVLIAIHSSPLTRFQRLKKRGREDDSESWDIFVERDLRELGFSIGHAIALADFVVVNEGEFNNCLNQLENILNRILNNLDEFKKYNFIYQLKK, encoded by the coding sequence ATGCTGTTAATTGGGATAACAGGAATGCCCGGAGCGGGAAAGAGTTCTATATATGAGGTCGCTAAAAAATTTAACTTGCCCATAATCTCTATGGGGGATATTGTTAGATATGAAACAAAAAAGAGAGGTTTGGAGCTAACTCCTGAAAATGTAGGAGATACTGCAATAAAATTGAGAGAAAAATTTGGGAATGAGGCAGTTGCAGTCCCCTGTTTAAAATATATTGAAGAAAATTTAAAGGATGAAGATGTTGTTATAATCGAAGGAATAAGAAGTTTATATGAAGTTAACTATTTTAGAAAGCATAAACCCCTTGTTTTGATTGCCATACATTCTTCTCCTTTAACAAGATTCCAGCGACTTAAAAAAAGAGGAAGGGAGGATGATTCAGAAAGTTGGGATATTTTCGTCGAGAGGGACTTGAGAGAGTTAGGTTTTAGTATAGGGCATGCTATCGCCTTGGCTGATTTTGTGGTAGTAAATGAAGGGGAGTTTAACAACTGTTTAAATCAGTTAGAAAATATTTTAAATAGGATTTTAAATAATTTAGATGAATTTAAAAAGTATAATTTTATTTATCAGTTGAAGAAGTAG
- a CDS encoding winged helix-turn-helix transcriptional regulator has protein sequence MWVVKSILVVFTLIFMIHSYGIDLSLDTIDQYLYGNEKIYLTYKNDTPHFYIGERQEYYLIPPYIKADDTIAPMIKKLGFKLNNSTYNIIITYKDITPPSNKVAIIFSPINGSNVENRSATIFWVVDPLKIKQSNVYAFYSFPKTGEVIAVYDDGKPAIIRVDNKIYVGCKPNEDVLANLIYLIIIRRSGVPFYYLLLVILIATISLLMTFQEALKKKFLDVISFLASLKVAILARVNIFDEEKVLSNKTRQEIYNYILENPGSHLREISKNLNKPTSTITWHLRILEKANLIKSERLGNKIIYLPVEMDIKDLPKLYLRNETQKKIFNYLLKNPAHLRKIAKDLNLNVETVRYNLKKMENVGIVETREEGNKIIYYISRSFFDKSTSSTDK, from the coding sequence ATGTGGGTGGTTAAGTCGATCTTGGTTGTTTTTACCTTGATCTTTATGATCCACAGTTATGGAATTGATCTTAGCTTAGATACCATTGATCAATATCTTTATGGCAATGAAAAAATATATTTAACCTATAAAAATGACACTCCCCATTTTTACATTGGAGAACGGCAGGAATATTATCTAATCCCTCCATATATAAAAGCAGATGATACCATCGCTCCAATGATCAAAAAGTTGGGATTTAAATTGAACAACTCAACTTACAACATAATAATTACTTATAAGGATATAACCCCTCCCTCTAATAAAGTAGCGATAATATTTTCGCCAATAAACGGTTCTAATGTTGAAAATAGATCTGCTACTATTTTTTGGGTCGTTGATCCATTGAAAATTAAACAGTCCAATGTTTATGCTTTTTATTCTTTTCCAAAGACAGGAGAGGTTATTGCAGTATATGACGATGGAAAGCCAGCTATCATAAGAGTGGATAACAAAATATACGTCGGATGTAAGCCGAATGAAGATGTTTTAGCCAATTTAATTTATTTAATAATAATTAGAAGATCGGGTGTTCCTTTCTACTATCTTCTATTAGTCATTTTAATTGCCACAATATCACTTTTGATGACGTTCCAAGAAGCTCTAAAAAAGAAATTTTTAGATGTTATATCCTTCTTAGCATCTTTAAAGGTTGCAATTTTAGCGAGAGTAAATATTTTTGATGAAGAGAAAGTTCTTTCTAACAAAACACGACAGGAGATTTACAACTATATCTTAGAAAACCCAGGGTCTCATCTAAGAGAAATTTCTAAAAATCTGAATAAGCCAACATCAACGATAACTTGGCATTTAAGGATATTGGAGAAAGCAAATTTAATAAAAAGCGAGAGATTAGGAAATAAAATAATATACCTCCCAGTAGAGATGGATATAAAAGATCTTCCCAAACTCTATTTAAGAAATGAGACACAAAAAAAGATATTCAATTATCTTTTAAAAAACCCTGCCCATCTTAGGAAGATCGCCAAAGATTTGAACTTAAATGTTGAGACAGTAAGATACAACTTAAAAAAGATGGAGAACGTTGGAATTGTAGAAACAAGAGAGGAAGGAAATAAAATAATATACTACATATCAAGATCTTTTTTTGATAAATCTACTTCTTCAACTGATAAATAA
- a CDS encoding lectin-like domain-containing protein, giving the protein MTSIFKKFAVFTLVILLFSNVAIGVNISNTSIINSSNLENSSKSKNHSESVYLNVSIKGYKVFIKSNGKVYAFANNSKLAPIKIKNDTYILSPIPLNVPISIYAKFENKTLNKTIILNYSSNTSLNISKNRNKTLSKHNNAKKHYLNISFNDFKLIIKTNGKPYAKYLNLNIKVKIKKIKKEEYIAYPIILNQTIIIYAKFKNETLNKTIFLNYTTKENKTNKTIIMNDIYFPSEKIVIKTNFKPNTAYIMTPNNNIITLKIKKKGQYYILYKKLNKDVILGNYTAVIDGIKKKFAVDYYKINAEVIDNRVIVGNVSYYVKEPKFITCIVEKKEINISLINATFEIPLNYLIAKLNISKPEKVKKIILVCGNAKEKIKVKLKNTEEIRKLIAYDPVNKEIIIKLEGNEKEIKKLLRKYKNKKKYKISKIMGLHNFSVVEIKLKADEKTLKKYNLSENILNTTEIVKKISNNKIRVEVNNKIDGVWYRFSCKIPKGYRVKEIIGDDGRVINNNISINRLTGEVIGEVRWYIENNTLYFYDDPIYGYDISLIPPAPNNSIAVEVAYNGPYAGGGQISAIEFPYNGTDNASNDHLGRTEDNGFGNNIDIDAGTKFAINFTLNGVSYQYGNEYFYYKGKNNYAPTYSTLGADGNITQINSTYIYLNTVPDGVLESAILTKMKTEGGEVNITQKIIIRGNNKWFATIYYIKPVAGNISNVRFFQGCDWNFNGNYSDDECYYNQTDDIVYGHDNSSITTTNIRYGGFKSILNSSAHDVNYFTDRLTGSGSIITSGMWGDIYRSSLNNLSNYSGDAATALEWRTSNIKQDDIWVVPIIWGLGYNYTDMMNEINMGLSQLYDAGVKSINSPNNGDSFNPNITQIIYVNSTIALYGLVDAYNLNVSINITQINGTYKYTNSTLINLSVPYNEEKDVVFPINISNMPYGAYNITVKTNLPKDQNTSNDEKSIIIYITSFSIQPKYQEKTGNAGEEIFYNITLYNFGNGGRFDINITNSTKGWMTKIYNNSILIAEDTNGDGIWDYINPNYDTNANDLPDIYVPTGEINLTVSKTIPSTAPLGEIDTTTLKFVNTNNPSIFGEATFKTSTPYPPSVQKTFYLHGDTLKTLNTSIPTTLNNYTTINSNSLASWVQSPRFADDFTVLGQIPISLYMNDPDITSGTETHRIVVSLIATDGVNSFTLGSDTEDLQLSNAITPYTFNITLDSIITIPKNYYLVLRIENQISLDSINIYHNITYPSNITLNTTTYVKVHNIFSDKSVYLPNENATIFANITDPIGSYDIKGANISIYYPNGSLYINSSMLLQEIDNNSPSLWKLYNYSFTLPESGKYLITITGIESNGVISQKNYTVYCGYEIQGYVKEDFGTLGKEDSEDKGIYDVNVSLLEDSNNDGIPDIGDKIINSTTTDVFGRYSFLVYNTSKTYFVVVNSKTVGTTRPLNPGYTKNDIWAEETYQTEYSPINSSQWIANGNASIFPDKLLLTTDDYSEAGSVWYYKPINLSNDFVVEFYAYLGDNPNGADGITFTLQPLGTNELGGSGGALGYEGISPSVAVEFDTWHNDFDDPATTDHTAIDVNGEVNHTYNNITYLTPLPYDLGNIEDGREHLVKIVWNATTKTLQVYFDGNLTLTWNKDITQIIGNITYFGFTGGTGGAKNLQYVKPIYVKNGNNYVIAPTYGVVEMFGGRDPDKDDNWNNGDYEHYCMVDLNSYHGENITFGFSFDVITNTKSTGQGSFSQFIKNANAISGEDESYFKIPSIEAKDERYFIYTNENKILDNLTVINGSTQENGSVVLSGLQWITNGNAYINNSNSNLTLVLTPDLDDQHGSVWYYKPINLSNDFVVEFYAYLGDNPNGADGITFTLQPLGTNELGGSGGALGYEGISPSVAVEFDTWHNDFDDPATTDHTAIDVNGEVNHTYNNITYLTPLPYDLGNIEDGREHLVKIVWNATTKTLQVYFDGNLTLTWNKDITQIIGNITYFGFTGGTGGAKNLQYVKPIYVESGDDLLNLEEISPNTIIDNLGANTYIGNIEFENLSVGILANETGLNNLTVKNCGIYGRILNAGIKLVDYDWSLQSFPSLIHNLTINASGDYGILMLNKIWANISSSKISLKNGVGVYWANWAGGFGNITVYNSTITSCDQGLVLYKNGNGMKLLNSTVENSIYEGIYAENSTFGIINSSLINNSVGVYANISSLLINNSLIFKNRYEGLSLLNSSSLIFNANLTKNSIGIYLKENNISSIQKSSISYNNYGIEIVNSSNVNINRSKIFNSSVDGIAVFNGDNVSVENSMLWNNNYSVLSYGNLSDLVIVNSVLNSSINSSIRIDIPSGGFLDNLKLYNVSILNSGSYGLFINSLGNASNIFIYNSLINSSYRDGIFIYGVNSINIINNSIINNGLIGGDPAGSGIKISGNYTRGILISQNNISYNLGNGISLEGLWSKILKDILVNNNFISNNGIQNNSGNGIYIGGRVENLSIVNNTIQYSNAQGILIQEANGWNAWDWIGTNISVINNTIQYNGLTVPTGSITAGITVGAYGGYNQDNGSILIEENKIVDNNICPNQNYGGKVGGIEIYGLNESWINLNFTISKNIIANNSAYGISVGASKDISIINNTIFNNEKGITIPNWDFVPYNIIISKNSIYNNSLLGIDLDDDNITPNDGVLNYNEANYGIDYPIITSANLLGDSLTVSGYIGNGTGSGNFANAVVEIYLVKNSSGGDNLVGNNISSNGVVLNNSYGEGWIYLGSLIANTNGFFSGTINVSGKGVGNNCLLTATATMPGIGTSEFGRDYLLIRTFYNITATTSMLSDKYVITVHSQNTTKDVYVYWIKPNDVGILNISGDFDQNGSNGNTYWFKFNILYPNDTKVIIIDTNITTIEGLNVGVDPLSSSKT; this is encoded by the coding sequence ATGACGAGCATTTTTAAAAAGTTTGCAGTATTTACTTTGGTTATTTTATTGTTTTCAAACGTTGCAATTGGAGTAAATATAAGCAATACTTCCATTATAAACTCTTCTAACTTAGAAAACTCATCTAAATCCAAAAATCATTCTGAATCTGTATATTTAAATGTGTCTATTAAAGGATATAAAGTTTTTATAAAAAGTAATGGAAAGGTATATGCCTTTGCAAATAATTCCAAATTAGCACCTATAAAAATTAAGAATGACACATACATCCTCTCCCCCATCCCCCTAAATGTTCCGATAAGCATATATGCAAAATTTGAAAATAAAACGTTAAACAAAACAATAATTTTAAACTATTCCTCAAACACATCCCTAAATATAAGTAAAAACAGAAATAAAACATTATCAAAGCATAATAATGCTAAAAAACATTATCTAAACATATCATTCAACGATTTTAAACTAATCATTAAAACGAATGGAAAACCCTACGCCAAATACTTAAATCTCAATATTAAAGTTAAGATAAAAAAGATAAAAAAAGAAGAATATATTGCATATCCAATAATTTTAAATCAAACTATCATTATTTATGCAAAATTCAAAAACGAAACTCTAAATAAAACAATCTTTTTAAATTACACAACAAAAGAAAATAAAACAAATAAAACCATTATTATGAACGATATTTACTTCCCCTCAGAAAAAATAGTTATAAAAACAAACTTTAAGCCAAACACTGCATATATCATGACCCCAAATAACAATATAATAACATTGAAAATCAAGAAAAAAGGACAATATTACATATTATACAAAAAATTAAATAAAGATGTAATTTTAGGTAATTATACCGCAGTTATTGATGGAATTAAGAAAAAATTTGCAGTGGATTACTATAAGATCAACGCAGAAGTGATAGACAATAGAGTTATCGTTGGGAATGTTTCATATTATGTTAAAGAGCCAAAGTTTATAACCTGCATTGTAGAGAAAAAGGAAATAAACATCTCTCTGATAAATGCAACCTTTGAGATTCCATTGAACTACTTAATAGCAAAATTAAACATCTCAAAACCAGAAAAAGTTAAAAAAATAATTTTAGTTTGTGGAAATGCAAAAGAGAAGATAAAAGTTAAACTCAAAAATACGGAAGAGATCAGAAAGTTAATCGCTTACGATCCAGTGAATAAAGAGATAATTATAAAACTTGAAGGCAATGAGAAGGAGATAAAAAAACTACTGAGAAAATATAAAAATAAAAAGAAATATAAAATCTCAAAAATAATGGGTCTGCATAATTTTAGTGTTGTAGAAATTAAACTTAAAGCAGATGAAAAAACTTTAAAAAAATACAACCTCTCTGAAAATATTTTAAATACGACAGAGATAGTGAAAAAAATAAGCAACAACAAGATTAGAGTTGAGGTTAATAATAAAATAGATGGAGTTTGGTATAGATTCAGTTGTAAGATTCCAAAAGGATACAGGGTTAAAGAAATTATTGGGGATGACGGAAGAGTAATAAATAATAATATTTCAATAAATCGACTAACAGGAGAGGTTATTGGAGAAGTAAGATGGTATATTGAAAATAACACACTATACTTCTATGACGACCCCATTTATGGATATGATATATCATTGATCCCTCCAGCCCCAAATAACTCAATTGCTGTTGAAGTGGCCTATAATGGTCCCTATGCAGGTGGAGGACAGATCTCAGCAATTGAATTTCCATACAACGGAACAGATAACGCAAGTAACGATCATTTGGGGAGGACAGAAGATAACGGTTTTGGAAATAATATAGATATTGATGCTGGAACAAAGTTTGCTATAAACTTTACTTTAAATGGAGTTAGTTATCAATATGGAAATGAATATTTCTATTATAAAGGAAAAAATAATTATGCACCAACATATTCAACTCTTGGAGCTGATGGAAACATAACTCAGATAAATTCAACCTACATCTATTTAAATACGGTCCCAGATGGTGTTTTGGAAAGTGCAATATTAACAAAAATGAAAACTGAAGGGGGAGAAGTAAATATAACTCAAAAAATAATCATTAGAGGAAATAATAAATGGTTTGCTACAATCTATTATATAAAACCAGTTGCTGGAAATATCTCAAATGTAAGATTTTTTCAGGGATGTGATTGGAATTTCAATGGAAATTATTCAGATGATGAATGTTACTATAATCAAACTGATGACATAGTGTATGGACACGATAACTCATCGATCACAACCACCAATATAAGATATGGAGGATTTAAGTCCATTTTAAACAGTTCTGCCCATGATGTTAATTACTTTACAGATAGATTAACAGGAAGTGGTAGTATCATAACCTCTGGAATGTGGGGAGATATTTACAGAAGTAGTTTAAACAACTTATCAAACTACTCAGGAGATGCCGCAACTGCTTTAGAATGGAGAACATCTAATATAAAACAGGATGATATTTGGGTAGTGCCAATAATTTGGGGATTGGGTTATAACTACACAGACATGATGAATGAAATAAACATGGGGTTAAGTCAGTTATACGATGCTGGAGTTAAAAGTATCAATAGTCCAAATAATGGAGATAGTTTTAATCCAAATATCACTCAAATTATATATGTAAATTCAACAATTGCTTTGTATGGTTTGGTAGATGCATACAACCTAAATGTATCCATCAACATAACTCAAATTAATGGAACCTATAAATATACAAACTCAACGTTAATAAATCTCTCAGTTCCTTATAATGAAGAGAAAGATGTTGTATTTCCAATAAACATTTCAAATATGCCTTATGGGGCATACAACATAACAGTAAAGACAAATCTTCCAAAGGATCAAAATACATCAAACGATGAAAAAAGCATTATAATCTATATAACATCATTCTCAATCCAGCCAAAATATCAGGAAAAAACAGGAAATGCTGGAGAAGAGATATTTTACAACATAACCTTATATAACTTTGGAAATGGGGGAAGGTTTGATATTAACATAACCAACTCAACAAAGGGATGGATGACAAAGATATATAACAACTCCATTTTAATAGCTGAAGATACCAATGGAGATGGAATTTGGGATTATATAAATCCAAACTATGATACAAATGCAAACGATCTTCCAGATATTTATGTGCCAACTGGTGAGATAAACTTAACCGTCTCAAAGACGATTCCTTCAACAGCCCCATTAGGAGAGATTGATACAACCACTTTAAAATTTGTAAATACAAATAATCCCTCAATATTCGGAGAGGCAACATTCAAAACATCAACTCCATATCCTCCATCAGTTCAAAAAACCTTTTATCTGCATGGAGATACTTTAAAAACACTAAACACCTCAATACCTACAACTCTTAACAACTATACCACAATTAATAGCAATTCCTTGGCTTCTTGGGTACAATCCCCAAGATTTGCAGATGATTTTACAGTTTTAGGACAAATCCCAATTTCACTTTATATGAACGATCCAGATATTACATCTGGAACTGAGACACATAGAATTGTTGTCTCATTAATAGCCACAGATGGGGTTAATTCATTTACATTGGGAAGTGATACCGAAGATTTGCAGTTAAGTAATGCAATAACTCCATACACCTTCAACATAACCTTAGATTCAATAATTACAATACCTAAAAACTACTATTTAGTTTTAAGAATAGAGAACCAAATATCTCTCGACTCGATAAACATCTACCATAATATAACATATCCATCTAACATAACGCTAAATACAACAACTTATGTCAAAGTCCATAATATATTTTCAGATAAGAGCGTTTATCTTCCAAATGAAAATGCAACGATATTTGCAAATATCACAGATCCTATTGGCTCCTATGATATAAAAGGGGCAAATATAAGCATATATTATCCAAATGGTAGCTTATATATAAATTCATCAATGCTATTGCAAGAGATAGATAACAACTCCCCATCACTTTGGAAACTATATAATTACTCATTCACACTTCCAGAGTCAGGAAAATACCTCATTACAATAACAGGAATCGAATCCAATGGCGTAATTTCACAAAAAAATTACACAGTATACTGCGGATATGAGATTCAGGGCTATGTAAAAGAGGACTTTGGAACTCTTGGGAAAGAAGATAGCGAGGATAAAGGAATATATGATGTCAATGTATCCCTACTTGAAGACAGCAACAATGATGGTATTCCAGATATTGGAGATAAAATAATAAATTCAACAACAACAGATGTGTTTGGAAGATATTCCTTCTTAGTTTATAACACTTCAAAAACCTACTTTGTAGTGGTAAATTCAAAAACTGTGGGGACTACAAGACCGTTAAATCCTGGATATACTAAAAACGATATTTGGGCTGAGGAAACGTATCAAACAGAATATAGCCCAATAAACTCCTCTCAATGGATTGCCAACGGAAACGCTTCAATATTCCCAGATAAACTTCTACTGACAACAGATGATTATAGCGAAGCGGGAAGTGTCTGGTATTACAAACCAATTAATCTATCAAATGACTTTGTTGTTGAGTTTTATGCTTATTTGGGTGATAATCCAAATGGAGCGGATGGGATAACCTTTACCTTACAGCCATTGGGAACTAATGAATTGGGAGGAAGTGGGGGAGCTTTGGGCTATGAAGGAATCTCTCCAAGTGTTGCTGTTGAGTTCGATACGTGGCATAACGATTTTGACGATCCAGCAACAACCGATCACACTGCAATAGACGTTAATGGAGAAGTAAATCACACCTACAACAACATAACCTATTTAACACCCCTACCATACGATTTGGGCAATATCGAAGATGGAAGAGAACACTTAGTAAAAATCGTATGGAATGCAACAACAAAAACACTCCAAGTGTATTTCGATGGGAATCTAACACTAACATGGAATAAAGACATAACACAAATTATAGGAAACATAACATACTTCGGATTCACAGGAGGAACTGGAGGAGCGAAAAACTTACAGTATGTAAAACCAATATATGTGAAAAATGGAAACAACTATGTAATTGCCCCAACATATGGAGTAGTTGAGATGTTTGGAGGAAGAGATCCTGACAAAGATGATAACTGGAATAATGGAGATTATGAGCATTATTGTATGGTTGATTTAAACTCCTATCATGGAGAAAACATAACTTTTGGATTTAGTTTTGATGTAATAACAAATACAAAATCTACTGGACAGGGAAGTTTTTCCCAATTTATAAAAAATGCAAATGCAATTTCTGGAGAGGATGAGAGTTATTTCAAGATACCAAGTATTGAAGCAAAGGATGAGAGGTATTTCATCTACACAAATGAAAACAAAATATTGGATAATTTAACAGTTATAAATGGCTCTACTCAAGAAAATGGATCTGTTGTATTGTCTGGATTGCAGTGGATAACTAATGGAAACGCATATATAAATAACTCAAATAGCAATTTGACACTTGTATTAACTCCTGATCTTGATGATCAGCATGGAAGTGTCTGGTATTACAAACCAATTAATCTATCAAATGACTTTGTTGTTGAGTTTTATGCTTATTTGGGTGATAATCCAAATGGAGCGGATGGGATAACCTTTACCTTACAGCCATTGGGAACTAATGAATTGGGAGGAAGTGGGGGAGCTTTGGGCTATGAAGGAATCTCTCCAAGTGTTGCTGTTGAGTTCGATACGTGGCATAACGATTTTGACGATCCAGCAACAACCGATCACACTGCAATAGACGTTAATGGAGAAGTAAATCACACCTACAACAACATAACCTATTTAACACCCCTACCATACGATTTGGGCAATATCGAAGATGGAAGAGAACACTTAGTAAAAATCGTATGGAATGCAACAACAAAAACACTCCAAGTGTATTTCGATGGGAATCTAACACTAACATGGAATAAAGACATAACACAAATTATAGGAAACATAACATACTTCGGATTCACAGGAGGAACTGGAGGAGCGAAAAACTTACAGTATGTAAAACCAATATATGTAGAGAGTGGAGATGATCTCTTAAACCTTGAGGAAATATCTCCAAATACAATTATTGACAATTTAGGGGCTAATACATACATTGGAAATATTGAATTTGAAAATTTAAGTGTTGGAATATTAGCGAATGAAACGGGATTAAATAATTTAACAGTAAAGAATTGTGGAATTTATGGAAGGATATTAAATGCAGGAATTAAGTTAGTTGATTATGATTGGAGTTTGCAGTCATTCCCATCATTGATACATAACTTAACCATAAACGCCTCTGGAGATTATGGAATTTTAATGCTAAATAAAATTTGGGCAAATATTTCTTCCTCAAAAATATCTTTAAAAAATGGAGTTGGAGTTTATTGGGCAAACTGGGCAGGTGGTTTTGGAAATATAACTGTGTATAATTCTACAATAACCTCATGTGATCAGGGGTTAGTTCTATATAAGAATGGAAATGGTATGAAGTTGTTGAATTCCACAGTTGAAAACTCAATTTATGAAGGGATTTATGCTGAAAACTCAACCTTTGGAATAATTAATTCATCACTAATAAACAACTCTGTGGGGGTTTATGCAAATATTTCAAGTTTATTGATAAATAATTCTCTCATATTCAAAAACAGATATGAAGGATTATCTCTGTTAAATTCATCATCTTTAATATTTAATGCAAATCTCACAAAAAATAGTATAGGGATCTATTTAAAAGAAAACAATATCTCATCAATCCAAAAATCCAGCATTTCATATAATAACTACGGAATTGAGATTGTTAATTCTTCAAATGTAAATATAAACAGATCAAAGATATTTAATTCGAGTGTGGATGGAATTGCAGTATTTAATGGAGACAACGTAAGTGTTGAAAACTCAATGCTGTGGAATAACAATTATTCAGTTTTATCTTATGGCAATTTGTCAGATCTTGTTATAGTGAATTCAGTACTAAACAGTTCGATAAACAGCAGTATAAGGATAGATATTCCATCTGGTGGATTTTTAGATAATTTAAAACTCTATAATGTTAGTATTTTAAACAGTGGAAGTTATGGATTGTTTATTAACTCATTAGGAAATGCTTCAAATATATTCATATACAATTCATTGATAAATTCTTCTTATAGAGATGGTATCTTCATCTATGGAGTAAATTCAATAAACATTATAAACAACTCAATAATTAACAACGGTTTGATTGGAGGAGATCCAGCTGGAAGTGGTATAAAAATAAGTGGAAACTATACAAGAGGGATTTTAATCTCACAAAATAATATTTCATACAATTTAGGAAATGGAATATCGTTAGAGGGGCTTTGGAGCAAAATCTTAAAAGACATATTAGTTAATAACAACTTCATTTCAAATAATGGTATCCAAAATAATAGTGGAAATGGAATATACATTGGAGGAAGGGTTGAGAATTTATCCATAGTAAATAACACAATACAATACAGCAATGCTCAGGGAATTTTGATTCAGGAGGCAAATGGCTGGAACGCTTGGGATTGGATTGGAACAAATATAAGTGTTATAAATAACACTATCCAATATAACGGATTAACTGTTCCTACTGGGAGTATAACAGCGGGAATAACCGTTGGAGCATATGGAGGTTATAATCAAGACAATGGATCAATATTAATTGAGGAAAACAAGATCGTTGATAATAATATCTGTCCAAATCAAAATTATGGTGGAAAGGTTGGAGGAATTGAGATTTATGGGTTAAATGAGAGTTGGATCAACCTTAACTTTACTATCTCAAAGAACATTATAGCAAATAATTCCGCTTATGGTATCTCAGTTGGAGCAAGTAAAGACATCAGTATAATTAACAACACGATCTTTAACAATGAAAAAGGAATAACTATCCCTAACTGGGATTTTGTTCCTTATAATATAATAATATCCAAAAATTCAATTTATAACAACTCTCTGTTAGGAATTGACTTAGATGATGATAATATAACTCCAAATGATGGAGTGTTGAACTACAATGAAGCAAATTATGGTATTGATTATCCTATCATAACATCAGCGAATTTATTGGGAGATAGTTTAACGGTAAGTGGATATATTGGAAATGGAACCGGTAGTGGAAACTTTGCAAACGCGGTTGTTGAGATTTATTTAGTTAAGAATTCAAGCGGTGGAGATAATTTAGTTGGAAATAATATTTCCTCTAATGGTGTTGTTTTGAATAACAGTTATGGAGAGGGGTGGATCTATTTAGGAAGTTTAATTGCCAATACTAATGGATTTTTCAGTGGAACAATAAATGTCTCTGGAAAGGGTGTTGGAAACAACTGTTTACTAACTGCAACTGCGACAATGCCTGGAATTGGAACGTCAGAATTTGGAAGAGATTATTTGCTGATCAGAACGTTTTACAATATAACTGCAACAACTTCAATGTTATCAGATAAGTATGTAATAACAGTTCATTCACAAAATACTACAAAAGACGTTTATGTGTATTGGATCAAACCGAACGACGTTGGGATCTTAAATATATCTGGAGATTTTGATCAAAATGGAAGTAATGGAAATACTTACTGGTTTAAATTTAATATTCTCTATCCAAATGACACGAAGGTTATAATTATTGACACGAATATAACAACTATTGAAGGGTTGAATGTTGGTGTAGATCCGTTAAGTAGTAGTAAAACCTAA